One segment of Stomatobaculum sp. F0698 DNA contains the following:
- the hgdB gene encoding (R)-2-hydroxyglutaryl-CoA dehydratase subunit beta yields MSIEALLEKFASISGHPKAQLKKYKAEGKKVIGVLPYYAPEELVDAAGMVPMGIWGANDQTISMAKEYCATFYCTIAQLGLEMLLNGTLDELDGVITPTVCDTLRPMSQNIRVAMGHKMPTIFLAHPQNRFEEWGLQFTMDQYHEIKRQLEKIASKAITPEALQASIKLYNRYRRAARRFVELANEHCDVITPVKRMYVLKSAWFTAKSEYVPLIEELNAELEKLPAAKWTGSKVVTSGIICDNPKLLQIFEDNHIAIAADDVAHESRFFKTDAPETDDPMRDLAVQFANRDHDILLYDPQSAKNRRGEFVADLVKNSGAQGLVLFMQQFCDPEEMEYPYLKKALDDAGIPHIKLGIDQQMRDFGQAQTAIQAFADVLSL; encoded by the coding sequence ATGAGCATCGAGGCATTATTAGAGAAGTTTGCGTCGATTTCCGGACATCCGAAGGCGCAGCTGAAGAAGTATAAGGCAGAGGGCAAGAAGGTCATTGGCGTGCTTCCTTACTACGCGCCGGAAGAGCTTGTCGATGCGGCAGGCATGGTGCCGATGGGTATCTGGGGTGCAAACGACCAGACCATCAGTATGGCGAAGGAGTACTGCGCAACTTTCTATTGCACGATTGCACAGCTCGGACTTGAGATGCTGTTGAACGGCACCCTCGATGAGTTGGACGGCGTGATCACGCCGACCGTATGTGATACGCTGCGCCCGATGTCTCAGAACATCCGTGTCGCAATGGGTCACAAGATGCCGACCATCTTCCTCGCACACCCGCAGAACCGTTTTGAGGAGTGGGGCCTGCAGTTCACGATGGATCAGTATCACGAGATCAAGCGTCAGCTTGAGAAGATTGCTTCGAAGGCAATTACCCCGGAGGCACTCCAGGCGAGCATCAAGCTTTACAATCGCTATCGCCGTGCGGCGCGTCGCTTCGTGGAGCTCGCAAACGAGCACTGCGACGTGATTACGCCGGTCAAGAGAATGTATGTCCTGAAGTCCGCTTGGTTTACCGCGAAGAGCGAGTATGTCCCGCTCATCGAGGAGCTGAACGCAGAGCTTGAGAAGCTCCCGGCAGCGAAGTGGACCGGCAGCAAGGTTGTGACCAGCGGTATTATTTGCGACAACCCGAAGCTGCTCCAGATCTTCGAGGACAACCACATTGCGATCGCAGCGGACGATGTGGCACACGAGAGTCGTTTCTTCAAGACGGACGCGCCGGAGACGGACGACCCGATGAGAGACCTCGCAGTGCAGTTCGCAAACCGCGACCACGATATTCTGCTCTACGATCCGCAGTCCGCAAAGAACCGCCGCGGCGAGTTCGTTGCAGACCTTGTGAAGAACAGCGGCGCACAGGGCCTGGTGCTCTTCATGCAGCAGTTCTGCGATCCGGAGGAGATGGAGTATCCGTACCTTAAGAAGGCTCTTGACGATGCGGGCATCCCGCACATCAAGCTGGGCATTGACCAGCAGATGAGAGACTTCGGTCAGGCGCAGACCGCAATCCAGGCGTTTGCGGATGTGCTTTCCCTCTAA
- a CDS encoding DUF4097 family beta strand repeat-containing protein, protein MKKRLCVLLAALGGSVLLLGACSSVVERFSRPESTAESRVTETSTEAELRASGSNASSAAALESSEESGAAESEGVATAEESAVEGETNAAGESLAAGETLAEGESLAEGESLAAAEGETETTAETAVSESTAAETQAVAVNRGTLTRSFRSLTVEGDSLSLELSESIDRNFHLDYDGTTPLQLEDRENETLYVKENGAEGKVLRIAVPRGTALGQLNIQLGSGNLSLTGVSAESLTANLSLGDATLQNVSTERALVTLSAGSLRADALRTSEFKADAELSNLNVTLAEPLADFDILARTELGSVYLNGAAGGTKLLQRANSGKRLLLRSELGEITINGLQ, encoded by the coding sequence ATGAAAAAAAGACTTTGTGTGCTGCTTGCGGCGCTCGGCGGAAGTGTACTGTTGCTCGGAGCTTGCTCGTCCGTCGTGGAGCGTTTTTCGCGTCCGGAGAGCACGGCAGAGAGCCGTGTGACGGAGACAAGCACCGAAGCAGAGCTTCGCGCAAGCGGCAGCAATGCGAGCAGTGCAGCTGCGTTGGAGAGCAGTGAAGAGAGCGGCGCCGCAGAGAGCGAGGGGGTAGCGACTGCCGAGGAGAGCGCTGTCGAAGGCGAGACGAATGCGGCGGGTGAGAGCCTTGCGGCGGGCGAGACACTCGCAGAGGGCGAGAGCCTTGCGGAGGGCGAAAGCCTTGCCGCAGCCGAAGGAGAGACAGAGACGACGGCCGAGACCGCAGTTTCGGAGAGCACGGCCGCGGAGACACAGGCGGTCGCGGTGAATCGCGGCACGCTTACGCGGAGTTTCCGTAGCCTCACGGTAGAGGGCGACAGCCTGAGCCTGGAGCTCTCGGAGAGCATAGACCGCAACTTCCACTTGGACTACGACGGAACGACGCCCTTACAGCTCGAGGACAGAGAGAACGAGACTCTCTATGTGAAGGAAAACGGCGCGGAGGGCAAGGTGCTTCGCATTGCGGTGCCGCGCGGCACTGCGCTCGGGCAGCTGAACATACAGCTCGGTTCGGGCAATTTAAGCCTCACGGGAGTCAGCGCGGAGAGCTTAACGGCGAACTTGTCACTCGGCGATGCGACCTTGCAGAATGTGAGCACAGAGCGCGCGCTGGTAACCCTGAGCGCGGGTTCTCTCCGTGCGGACGCACTGCGGACTTCGGAATTCAAGGCGGATGCGGAGCTTTCGAATTTGAATGTGACCCTCGCGGAGCCGCTCGCTGATTTTGATATCTTAGCGCGCACCGAACTTGGCAGCGTGTACCTGAACGGAGCTGCCGGAGGCACGAAGCTTTTGCAGCGCGCAAACAGCGGCAAGCGCCTCTTGCTTCGCAGCGAACTCGGTGAGATTACGATTAACGGCCTGCAGTGA
- the hgdA gene encoding (R)-2-hydroxyglutaryl-CoA dehydratase subunit alpha (The alpha subunit (HgdA) and beta subunit (HgdB) together are called component D of (R)-2-hydroxyglutaryl-CoA dehydratase, a key enzyme for glutamate fermentation. This oxygen-sensitive enzyme can perform a large number of turnovers after activation by HgdC, which requires a hydrolysis of ATP and transfers a single electron to the dehydratase.): MAEEVKNTEAKKPAKQKVSPGVLALRKVVDDVYEQAREAKKRGEPVGWSSSKFPCELAEAFDLKVVYPENQAAGIAANRDGEMLCQAAEDMGYDNDICGYTRISLAYAEGFRVGRKFDPATGEFIINPASGKPLKDENGNVVIDPETGKPKKDPKTQTPFEELVNINDIEALPDGPEKEMRLKALKPIRQNLMPMPDFVLCCNNICNCMTKWYENIARIHNIPLIMIDIPYNNDVEVDDSKVKYVRAQFDAAIKQLEQISGKKFDEKKFEQACANANRSASAWLKVCDFLQYKPAPMSGFDLFNHMADIVTARGKVETAEAFEQLAIDLAENVKNGTTTLPFPEKKRIMFEGIPCWPKLPQLFKPLKENGINVTAVVYAPAFGFVYKDLDGMAKAYYKAPNSVCIEQGVAWREGICRDNKVDGVLVHYNRSCKPWSGYMAEMQRRFTKDLGVPTAGFDGDQADPRNFNAAQYETRVQGLMEAMEANDLNNGTKEA; encoded by the coding sequence ATGGCAGAAGAAGTAAAGAACACGGAAGCGAAGAAGCCGGCGAAGCAGAAAGTAAGCCCCGGCGTTCTTGCGCTGAGAAAAGTCGTAGACGATGTCTACGAGCAGGCGAGAGAGGCAAAGAAGCGCGGCGAGCCGGTGGGCTGGTCTTCTTCCAAGTTCCCCTGCGAGCTCGCAGAGGCATTTGACTTGAAGGTTGTCTATCCGGAGAACCAGGCAGCAGGTATTGCGGCAAACCGCGACGGCGAAATGCTCTGTCAGGCGGCGGAGGATATGGGTTATGACAACGATATCTGCGGTTATACCCGTATCAGCCTTGCATACGCAGAGGGCTTCCGCGTCGGCAGAAAGTTTGATCCGGCAACGGGCGAGTTCATCATCAACCCGGCAAGCGGCAAGCCGTTAAAGGATGAGAACGGCAATGTGGTCATCGATCCCGAGACCGGCAAGCCGAAGAAGGATCCGAAGACCCAGACTCCGTTTGAGGAGCTGGTTAACATCAACGACATCGAGGCTCTCCCGGACGGCCCGGAGAAGGAAATGCGCTTAAAGGCATTGAAGCCGATCCGTCAGAACCTGATGCCGATGCCCGACTTTGTCCTCTGCTGCAACAACATTTGCAACTGCATGACGAAGTGGTATGAGAACATTGCCCGCATTCACAACATCCCGCTCATCATGATCGACATCCCGTACAACAACGATGTCGAGGTCGATGATTCCAAGGTCAAGTATGTGCGCGCGCAGTTCGATGCGGCAATCAAGCAGCTGGAGCAGATTTCCGGCAAGAAGTTCGATGAGAAGAAGTTCGAGCAGGCGTGTGCAAACGCGAACCGTTCCGCATCCGCATGGCTCAAGGTCTGTGACTTCCTGCAGTACAAGCCGGCTCCGATGTCGGGCTTTGACCTCTTTAACCACATGGCGGATATCGTTACCGCACGCGGTAAGGTCGAGACCGCAGAGGCTTTCGAGCAGCTTGCAATCGACCTCGCAGAGAATGTAAAGAACGGCACCACGACGCTTCCGTTCCCGGAGAAGAAGCGCATCATGTTCGAGGGTATCCCGTGCTGGCCGAAGCTCCCGCAGCTCTTCAAGCCGCTGAAGGAGAACGGCATCAACGTCACGGCGGTCGTGTACGCACCGGCATTCGGCTTTGTCTACAAGGACCTGGACGGCATGGCGAAGGCGTACTACAAGGCTCCGAACTCGGTCTGCATTGAGCAGGGCGTTGCTTGGAGAGAGGGCATCTGCCGCGACAACAAGGTCGACGGCGTTCTGGTGCACTACAACCGCTCCTGCAAGCCGTGGTCCGGCTATATGGCAGAGATGCAGAGACGCTTTACGAAGGACCTCGGTGTTCCGACCGCAGGCTTTGACGGCGACCAGGCTGACCCGCGTAACTTCAACGCGGCACAGTACGAGACCAGAGTCCAGGGTCTCATGGAAGCAATGGAAGCAAACGATCTGAACAACGGGACAAAGGAGGCGTAA